TTTTTCTTTCTCAAGCTTAGCCTATTGATTATAGCTATTGTTAAATGACACCGGGAATTCGTCTTGAAATCGGTAGGTGCCAAATGCCGAAGTCCTTCGAGGGCTGAACTGTTTATTGGAAAAAAGGGTAATTTCACTAACTCACACCCTAAGACGGTGGTTTTTACTTACATACAAATTTTTACCGTACTTACTCAGCAGACGTTCTAATCCAAAGTGGACGAGAGCTGGGTGATCGCAAAAGGCGAAGCCCAACAGCCGAAACGGGCAACAGGACACGAAAACGAAAACTCAAAAGGAATTCAGATAGAATGCCAGCATCGAGTATCCGCTTGTCACAGCGTTATTTGCAAGACACTATGCAGTGCACTAGGGTGCTAGCTTAAACAGCTATGGACTTGAAAACTTATGAATATTAAATAcctaaaaaaagttaaaacatgCACATGATTCGTCTTTTTTCTCATGTGGATGGTATGCACTTTTTCCTTtctgttaaaaaattaaacagaTTCTAATTTTTTCGAATATTTGATATCCACAACATAAGTTATAAAAACTTGCAAAGTAAAAATAGCATTCCAATAAGAAAAAAGACgagccacgcccacatttttattattttagtttctGTTATacgttattgaaataaaattacgaAAGTTAGAATTGCGAGCTTTGAAAGCTGATAACTATGTTTTTAGGAAAgcttagaaaattaaaaaaattaagttataaatttatttatttaggtaAACTTTGAATTTCGGAATTTGTTAGACCATAGCATCAGAAAAACAATAGTCGCAAACAAAGCACCCTGATTTTAATGAAATAGCCCCAAAAAATTGGCGTTGGAATATTTTGTACTTAAGcgtttttatagattttttatgcgttgaaaattataaaaaaattcagCTTCGAATATTTTTCGAAGTTCGAGAAAATGTATTTTCGAAGTTATGACAACTTTCTCTTATTTATTTTAGATTCAACAGCTTTTATAAGTATTTTATAAAAGAATCGGCAAACTACGGAATCtcgaaatattttcgaaataaaataattttactaCACCTTTTCAAGTTTATAATCAGAGAATGcaattgagaaaatataaattgataacGAGAAACGGTACTTCATATTGAGAAAAAATAAGTTGGTAATGAGAAAATGTAAGTTCataatgagaaataaaaatatttaggttttATTTGTACCTGTTTTTACTTAAGTGGACCTGTATTGAAAGGCATTCATACCCTAAAAATGTCTGTGGTGTATGGCGAAAGGTTATAGTTTAAAAAATCTTACTTAAGTAAGCGAGCAAATATGGTAGTACCTTAAAATAACAGTGGATGCATCAAAAAATGTTTTAACGGGATGGAAATGTGCGAAAGCAATACCGCAGATACCTACATTCCAAACAGATGTTTCATTTTAATTGATATGCAAGTAGAGACTTGAATACACAAGGAGGTTtgtcatatagatgcgttcaacgcaatcttatgcattccagtaacacgCCACTCAAAAACTCCGTACAATATAAATTCCGAATTTGACCTCACGCTTTTAAAATGCTTCCGAGTGCTTTAAACAACGCTATATTTAAATTGTCTTTATGCTGTATCCCCGAAATGTTGCAGCATTGGTTCACCGACTCCAGATCAATTTAGTTGCAACTTttctttcttaaaattttatattttcttattattaaattatcttttctcattatcaattcatATTTCTCCTTATCAATTTATGTATTCCCAATATGAAGTAACATTTCTCACtatcaatttatgtatgtatcaatttataaataaataaataaatttatgtattctcaatatgaagtaacatttctcactatcaatttatattttctcaataagaatatacgcttctcattatcaatttttataaagttggatttcccattatcgatttgcgttttctcaatataaacttatatttctcaatacaaagttatatatcctcattataaactggaaaaggtgtagactACAGCGtataatataaacattaaaaacaaaattatgtaTCACCTTGCTAGAAATCATAATTATGCTGCAAATAACGATCTGTACAATTCATCTTTCGATTCCTCCGTCCATGTTGTTGTATCATCAGGAGCCATAAAGTTAACAAGCTTATTGTGAACAGTGTAACTGAAAACCAAacaattatgttattattttttatttaaaaaattccttTTACATAAACACATTTGTGTTCACACTCACCGCAGCTTACGCCCCTTACTAGCGCGCGTATCtacctttttcttcattttttgtcGTAACTTTTGCAATTCTACATATTGCTTTGTTACTTCGCTCGCGCTCACAGATATGCCCGCTTTATATTCGATTAGTTCGCGCAATTGCTGATGATAGAAATCGCTATCGTCATAGAGTTCTACATTTAAACTTTGCTGAGGCGCATGCTCACTATCATTAGCATCATTTTCGTTTTGTGCATCTTCAGTCGGTGCAGCATTGGTATTGTCCGTCGCTTTTACAATTTGTGAACGCTTTATAAGTGTTGCACGCGATTGTAAagtattttcaatttttcttaTAATATCATAATTCTCGGTAAGCGATTTCGTTTTGGCACTAGCACCAGCACCTGGGGTTAACAATTTAGTGCGATCATCCCATTTGAGTAGCACCGTATTGCGATAGGGTTTGAATTCCTGGAATTGTGTATTTAAATGTTCAGCATAACGCTTGAGGGGTATGCGACTGTCATCCGGTGTAGGTAATGGCCGCTTTAGAGTTTTCTTTAAGGCAGCGCGTTGTTCCGAAAATTGTTGAGTACATGTGCTTTGCAGTTGTAAGAGTGTGGTGAGTAATTTGCTGACACTATTAACAGACTCGCGACACATGCTGGCTAATTTTTCGTTGTCTTCCTGCTCCGCTTTCAGTATTTGCGGCGTTGGTAGCTGATTGCTTATACTTAATATTTTTTGTGTGCGTATACGCATTTCTAATAAACGCTCCCAAATTTTCAACTGATTTTGTACACATTGACCTTTTTGTACCTCGGCTTGGCGATTAGTTTCAGCAATTATATCGGTGCCATCCGCATGATCCGTCTCACTATTAGCATCTTCGCTATCTATGTCATCGTCAACGTCGTCGTCGTCTTCATCAT
The DNA window shown above is from Eurosta solidaginis isolate ZX-2024a chromosome 2, ASM4086904v1, whole genome shotgun sequence and carries:
- the Aatf gene encoding protein Aatf; its protein translation is MLRKNKTQTVSEKIASILTRNTSGQGESSADDQSEEPRVEDKFDEYEFPDARSSDIRKKNVKLLSEQSAKYRGKIATRNELEDEISDSSDDSVEEDENYTDSEEDEAALKDFKNKVNADRKFIGDVTAVGQDSEDDCEDSEKRNEESEDRDLNENEDSDVFESDDGDGEGDEEDDEDDDDVDDDIDSEDANSETDHADGTDIIAETNRQAEVQKGQCVQNQLKIWERLLEMRIRTQKILSISNQLPTPQILKAEQEDNEKLASMCRESVNSVSKLLTTLLQLQSTCTQQFSEQRAALKKTLKRPLPTPDDSRIPLKRYAEHLNTQFQEFKPYRNTVLLKWDDRTKLLTPGAGASAKTKSLTENYDIIRKIENTLQSRATLIKRSQIVKATDNTNAAPTEDAQNENDANDSEHAPQQSLNVELYDDSDFYHQQLRELIEYKAGISVSASEVTKQYVELQKLRQKMKKKVDTRASKGRKLRYTVHNKLVNFMAPDDTTTWTEESKDELYRSLFAA